In Poecile atricapillus isolate bPoeAtr1 chromosome 29, bPoeAtr1.hap1, whole genome shotgun sequence, the genomic window tgcctcagtttcccgaAGCTGGGAATCCCTGACCCCGCACCATGGGGACACAACACCGAGGCTCCAGCGCTGCTGCCCCCCTCTCTCAGCACACCTGGGAGCACCCCAAGAGGGAAGAACCCCCGCTTTGACCCCCAGCTCGCCTCAGAAGCCTCCCTGGGCCGTATCCTTGGAGGAACCGCGCTGCCTAAGCGGCTTTAGGGGGATTACAGGCAGCCCCCTGGCCCTCGCTGTCCCCACCCAGCCCTTCCTTCTCCGCTGCTTTAAGTAATCGTCTCGCAGGCAGTTTTACGGGGCTAATCCAGCCACCTCCACCTAATCTGCTCCAACACCCCTGCCTGCCCCGGGCCGCCCCGCCGAGCCCGGCCTGCCCAGGGGCCggggctgctgccctgggaagaCCCCCGAAATCGGGCGGCAGCCAAGGGCTAAAAATACAGCTGGCCCCAGGGGCGAGGGCAGGGAGGATTGGGGGCGAGGGGATTGATGCCAGGGGCACCGCGGGACACGCGGGCGGCAGGAGGAGGCGACAGTCACCTTGTGCCACCCCCCTGCCGCTCGGCCGGGTGGGGGATGAgcccccccccccgggaaggAGCCGGGATTCCCGGTGGGAGAGGGGACGAGCCTGGGATGTCCGGCTGCATCCCGGCTGTCCCGGCGGGGCCGAGGCCGCTGCTGCCACGCCGTGGGGGATGCGGCTACTGCAGGGATCCCGGGAAGTTTGGGAATGGCACCGGCGGCTTTAGGGAACATAAAGCGGGTGGCAAAAGACCCTGGGAGATGCCCGTGAGGAGCACGGCGTGGATTCCCAAGGATGGAGTTCCTTCCAAATGAGGAAATCGTCTCAGGAAGCTTCCCTGAAGGAGTTTGGGGATGTTATTCGGGATTCTGGAACCTCACATATGGGGGAAAGGCTCTGGGAGATGCCTGGAGGGAGCCTTGGATGGATCCCCGAGGGTTCAGCTTCCTCCAAAGGAAAAAGGCTCAGGAAGCCTTTCATGGAGGAGTCTGGGATCCTGGAACAAGGGTGAAAAGACTCCAGGAGAGGCCCTGGAGGAGTCTCAGATCGATTCCAGAGCTTCctccaagagagaaaaaaacatctcAGGATGCTTCCTGTAGAAGGGAACAGCACCAAAGTCTGAAACaacctttatttttccatgtacAAAACCCCCTTTTTGGGAGAGGGGAATGTTAAAAGCCGTGTGCTGCCCGGCGCTCCGGGTGTCAGTCTGTGTCTGAGTCATGCCTTTGGCTTCAGAGGGACAAAGCACATCCACTCCTGGCTCCCAGGGCAACAGGAATGTTGGGAATAAGGCACCatggcagcaggagaggaggggaagtGTGTAGTGTTCATGGgatgggggaaaaggaggggcCAGACCCCACCTGAGAGGCGCCGGCGCCgagctggggggtctggggagggggggatgAGCTGCTCCCCCCTCCTCAAGGCACCGCAGAGGTCACGGAAGGGATTTACAGAGTGAGGATCCCCAGGGACGCAGGAGCCATCCTGGGGATGCAGGAGCCACAGCTCCCTCCTGATGCAGCAGCAAATTCCTCTCCAGCCTCCTGGCAGAGGTTTCCAGGGATTTTTAGCTGTCCTGCTCTGACAGGGCCGCTCTTCTCTTGGCTCGGCTGCGCAGGAGCCGGGaggagccctgggcagggacaggaacaggtcAGGAccccctcacacagccccacacGCCCACCTCGTGTCCCCCTCCCACGGCACCTCCTTTCCTGGGTTCTTCCTCAGGGATCGCAGGCTCTGGCTGCGGGACAGGGGTTTGGGATCCCGGCGTGGCGGCTCTGGGGGGGACAACTGCGAGTCCGACCACATTTCCTCATCGTCCGTGTCGCTCTCGTAGCGGCGGCCGGCACCgtaggctggggacaggggggacaaGCCAGCTCCAGCACGGCCACCGTGGGCTTTGCTGCAGGCCCCCCTCGCTGTGACCCCCAGCTCCtcacccaggggctgctggaggctctcctgctcctccaggtACAGCGGGTCCTGGAAGTGCACGGGGACCTGCTCGGGCAGCGAGCGCAGGTCCTGCATGCTGAAGCTGCGGAGCCGCCCGGCCAGCGCGCCCTGGCTCTGCAGtgggggacacagagcagaCAGGATGGTCAGACCCCAGTCCAGGGGACATCTCCCTCTCCTGTCACCCTGCTGGGGTGGGGTTTCCTCCCCGGGTACCTTGGTGGCCGCCTGGACGGCGGCAGTGGCCGCCAGGTTGAGGCCCCTCTTGCCGAAGCGCACCATGGTCTCGTAGCCGCGCTCACGGGCCTGGACCAGGAACGTGTCAATGTCCTGAGAGACAGACAAGGGGGTGGTGCTGGGAGTGCAGCATGCTGGCCCGGGGCACTGTCACCTCCCACAGTGTCCCTGGGCATTGTCATTTCCCAGGGCATTGTCACCTCCCCAGGAAATCACCATGTTCTGAGGCATCACCAAGTCCCTGGGCATTGTCACCCCCAGGGACATCACAGCAAGCCCGGGCATCATCACCATCCTGAGGCACTGCAATGTCCCTGAGCACTGTCACCCCCCAGGACATCACCATGTCACAGGGCACTGTCACCTCCCAGGGCAATGCCATATCCCTGAGCACTGTCACCCCCCAGGACATCACCATGTCACAGGGCACTGTCACCTCCAGGGACATCACAACAAGCCTGGGTATCATCACCATCCTGGGGCACTGCAATGTCCCTTGGGCATTGTCACCTCCCAGGGCAATGCCATGTCCCTGGGCATTGTCACCCTCCAGGACATCACCATGTCACAGGACACTGTCACTCCCCAGGACATCACCACATCCCTGGGTGTTGTCACCTCCCAGTGCACTGTCACCTCCCTGAGGCATCACCATCCCAACTCTGAGGGCTGAaccccccaggctgggcagggaggtccccccaaatccagggaattttgTACCTTCTCCCTGCGGGCCAGCGTGGGGTGCACGAAGCGGCGGTAGAGCAGGCTGGCCCCCCGCGTGTACGGGGACAGCAGCCAGATGACAAAGGCCATCTTCACCTCGTAGTAGAAGGGGAACCTGGCCAAGAGGGGCAGGAGATGGGGGGAGTCCAAAGGCACCTCCTGTTCCCCCCACATATCAActctggggacatggggacacccagagTCCCACGCCAGCCTCACCAGGAAATGAGGAGGTCAGTGAAGGTCTCTGTGGCCATGAAGAGAGCGAAGACGATCCAGTACATCATCCATCGGACCTGGGGGAGCCATGGGGGGGGACTGGAGCCTGGGAAAAGGGTGCCTGAACCCCAGAAACGGGGACTGGAGACTGGGAAAAGGGTGCCTGAACCCCAGAAATGGGGACTGGAGACTGGGAAAAGGGTGTCTGAACCCCAGAAACGGGGACTGGAGACTGGGAAAAGGGTGCCCGAACCCCAGAAATGGGGACTGGAAACTGGGAGAGGactgggaaaggaggggacggggtcctggggaaggaggggattGGGGCTCCAGGGAAGGAGGGGATTGGGgccctggggaaggaggggactGGGGCCCCAGGGAAGGGCTCCCCAGGCACTTGACTCACGTATTCCCGGATGTTTTTCGTCTTCACAGCCTTGTAGGAGGCGTAGGCCGGGTAGAGCATCCCGAAGAGCAGCCTGTAAGGCAGAGGGGGGGTGAGGCAGCGCGGCCACCCCGCGtacagcagcaggaacagggaccAGCACAGCTGCCGGCCCCAGCGCCGGACCCTGGCCTTGACCCCCTCCAGCACCATCCCGAGCCCGGAGAGGCCGGGAAAAGGCTCCGGGATCCTCCGGGGAGGCTCAGCCATGAGCACAGTGTCACTCCCACGTCCACGGGACCGGCCCGACCTGtcggggcagggcagggggcgGTGGCAGGGCACGGCTTCGGTCCCCGTGGGTTCGGTCCGGTCCCTGCGGGCTCGGTCCGGTCGCCGTGGGCTCGGTCCGGTCCCCGTGGGCTCGGTCCGGTCCCCGCGGGCTCGGTCCGGTCCCCGCGGGCTCGGTCCGGTCCCCGGGTACCGAATGAGGTGCCACCAGCCCCAAGGCTCGTGTCCCGGTGACCTCCTGCGAGCCCAGGCAATGTGGGGACCCTCTGAGCAGCGACCCCCCTGCGATGGTGCAAGGGCTCCTCCAGGGccatgggggatgcagggggACCCCAGGCCGTGCTCATCCCCCAAGCAGCTGCTCAGGGATCCATTTTCGGGGGGTAGCAtgtttgggggggaggggggtgctGGTCACCCCCATATATGAAACCTGAGATcgcccccccaaaccccgcccGGGGCCTTTCCGAGGAGCCCCCGCTGCGGGCCCAGCACGGGGACCCCCATTAACGGGACCCCaggaggggggacaggggatcgggggtccctgtgccccacccacccccccccccggccctgcagcccctcccccGTTACCGCCCGGACCCCACTCACTCAATCACCCGGCTGAGGATCCAGGACACCATGGTGCGGCCGGGGCTGAAGGCCCCGGCAGTGCCGGGTGGGAGGGTGGGTGCTGTGCCCCCCTGGAGcttccaaatccccccaaatttccccgaACCCCGAGGGACGGAATCCAAAAACTTGAAACTTGCAGCAACCGAGGCGCGCATGCGCAGGCGGGCCCCACCAACCGCTCTTAAAAGGGCAACACAACCTCTTAAAGGGGCAATGCCCTTAAAAGGGCAACAGAGCCTCTTAAAAGGGCAATGCCCTTAAAAGGGCAACAGAACCTCTAAAAAGTGAGACCCGCATGTGGAGCGGTCTccacataaaaaataaaataaaatgtttataaaataaaaatattttaaaaattctctaaatacattaaatataaatatggcATTTCCTAAACATACCTAAAAATGTAGTGGTTAAAATGCTTCTAATGTATTGAATATTGCTATATTAATATATCGAATGTTAATATGTTAATACACTGTATATGgatataaaacaaatattaaatatttcctaagacataagaattattttcctaatatatatatatttatgtatttaaacatacaatttttaaagcagttaACAGGTAAGGAAGGGATGGGAGAGCCCCTTTGACTGAtgttaaagttttttttttttggtctggaGGGGACGTGATGTTTTTTTGGTGCTCTGATGAACGATGCAGAATACTCCACTGCAGTGGAGCCCTGAAAGATGctgctgaggaaaataaaagctgctTGAATGGCCTCTCTGGGCCACCTCCCCCTTGGCACTGTAGCCACAAGACTGATCCAGgctttcccaaattccccatccCCATCACGGCCACCGTGGAAGCACCAGAACCTTCCCTGTCCTTTCAAATCTGCTTTTTTCTgccagggaaactgaggcagggacaCGTGGCAATGCCCTGGGAGAAGCCATCCTGCTCCCCAAACCCATCCGTGCCCCGGAGGTGCCTGTTACCTGCGAGAGGATCTTTATTTGATATTTAATTGGTGGTTTTTCACATGCATATTTATACACCTGGGAGCCAGGGAAGAGCTCCCCTTGGAAAACCAGTCCAGCGGGGACTCCCCTCCCTGGGGAAACACCTCCTGCTTCCCACCCGCACCGTGGGCTGAGGTTTCTGCTGGAGTAAACCCCGTGTGCGGGGCCTGGAGCACCCTGAAATGAGGAATTCCCGCTCGCTGGTGCCGCGGAATGCGGGATAGGGTGGGCACGCCGTGGCTGGAAGGACAcacgggcagggctgggggtcacAGTGTGTTTAttgggggggttttggtggGCACGGACGCTCTGGGCACGCTGGGTCCTGCTGGGCAGCGGGGCCGTGGGCACGGGGAGCTGCTGGACATGCACGGAGaggggtgggagctgctggcctgGAGCATTGTGCTGTCCTCGGGGCATCGCATCTGCATCTGCATCTGCCTTGGAGCATCCCATTGTCCTCAGAGCTTCCATCATCATCCTCAGcatccatcatcatcctcaGTATCGCATCTGCATCCGCCTTGGAGCATCCCGCTGGTCTTGGAGcatccatcatcatcctcaGCATCCCATCTGCATCCACCTCAGAGCATCCTGGAGCATCTCATCATCCTCGGGgcatccatcatcatcatcctcaaCATCCTATCTGCATCCACCTCAGAGCATCCCCTCGTCCTTGGAACATCCTGGAGAATCCTGGAGCATCCTGGAGTATCCCATCGTCATCAGAGcatccatcatcatcctcaGCATCCCTTCTGCATTCGCCTTGGAGCGTCCTGGAGCATTCTGGAGCATCCTGGAGCATCCCATCATCCTTGGGGCATCCCACCCCACCCACCTTGGCCATCCCATCCACTTTGGAGCATCCCAAAGTCCCTCAGGGTCCTGGGAACCCGCACCCCTCCTGCCACATCCCTGCCCACcatctcctctcctttcctgccACCAGCTGCCAGCCCATGGCCCGAGCAAACAAAGACcctccccacccaccccccctccctccctgcgtGCCACAGGGTGAAACCGGGAGCActgtggggaaactgaggcaccgTGAGGCTGGGTGAAGGTggagggctgggacagggggtgcccagggagggAGCAAGGGGTGGTGGGCACATGCATGTCCGGCGGCTCCCTGGCTACAGGCTGAGGTCCACCACCACGTGCCGGTACACCAGCGTGTTGGCCTTGAAGCTGGgcgccagcagcagctgcacgTCGGCCGCCGGCACCGCCCGGAACGCCCGCGGCGCCTGCACCGACAGCTCCTGGAACTTGGCGAActtctgcttctcctcttcccacAGGTAGACGTGGGTGAAGGAGAAATCGCTGCCCAGCGCCAGGTACTGCCGCTGCCCCACGGCGAAGGGCTGCATCACCATGGAGCCGCGGGACGGCAGCGTCTGCACCTCCACGAAGCGCTGCCCTTCCCACCGCACCACCTTGGAGTCGCCGATGTAGCGGCTGAGGCAGAGGAACTGGTCCCGCTTGGCCCTGAAGTGCTTGACCATCTGCACATCCAGCATCTCACCCACCTCGCCCTGCGGCACGAACTGCTTCTGCGCCCGGCTCCACTGGTAGATGACGGgggcctgggagctgctggagatgaTCAGCCGGGGTTTCCCATCGTTCTCCACATATTCCACGTCGGTGTCGCGGTGCCAGGCGTGGAGGGCTTGGTGGGAGTAAAAGCCGTTCTGGTTGAGGCGGTAGAGGCTGGTGGAGCCCGCCTTGGAGCTGTCGGCGATGACGAAGTACCAGTCGCCCTCAATCTGGAAGGCCTCGATGTCATTGGGCTTGCGGATCTTCTGGCTGTCGATGTCCTGGATCTTGATGAACTTGTCCACGGCCGTGTCCCAGCGGTAGATGTAGGAGCCACCGAAGAGCTGCGCCACCACCACGTAGAGCTGCTCCTGCGCCACGATGGGCTTGCAGTGCACCGCCGAGTGAGCTGGCGACAAAACCGCGTCACGCCGGGGCTGTGCCCGCCCCAGGCCACCCCAAATGGGCTGCCCGCCCAGGAGGGGACTCCAAGCCCAATTCCTCACCGGGGATGCGGTCGAAGTCGCGGAGTTTGCGCTCCACATAGTCCCACTtgaggatggagcagctgctggcgCTCGGCTGTGCCAGCGCCACGTACAGGTCACTGGCGTAGGTGAAGGGCTCGGCCGACACCGCCTGGAAGGGCAGGACCTGGTGCATCACGAAatctggag contains:
- the REEP4 gene encoding receptor expression-enhancing protein 4 isoform X2, translated to MVSWILSRVIELLFGMLYPAYASYKAVKTKNIREYVRWMMYWIVFALFMATETFTDLLISWFPFYYEVKMAFVIWLLSPYTRGASLLYRRFVHPTLARREKDIDTFLVQARERGYETMVRFGKRGLNLAATAAVQAATKSQGALAGRLRSFSMQDLRSLPEQVPVHFQDPLYLEEQESLQQPLAYGAGRRYESDTDDEEMWSDSQLSPPEPPRRDPKPLSRSQSLRSLRKNPGKEGSSRLLRSRAKRRAALSEQDS
- the REEP4 gene encoding receptor expression-enhancing protein 4 isoform X1; this encodes MLPPENGSLSSCLGDEHGLGSPCIPHGPGGALAPSQGGRCSEGPHIAWARRRSPGHEPWGWWHLIRYPGTGPSPRGPDRARGDRTEPTGTGPSPRRPDRARRDRTEPTGTEAVPCHRPLPCPDRSGRSRGRGSDTVLMAEPPRRIPEPFPGLSGLGMVLEGVKARVRRWGRQLCWSLFLLLYAGWPRCLTPPLPYRLLFGMLYPAYASYKAVKTKNIREYVRWMMYWIVFALFMATETFTDLLISWFPFYYEVKMAFVIWLLSPYTRGASLLYRRFVHPTLARREKDIDTFLVQARERGYETMVRFGKRGLNLAATAAVQAATKSQGALAGRLRSFSMQDLRSLPEQVPVHFQDPLYLEEQESLQQPLAYGAGRRYESDTDDEEMWSDSQLSPPEPPRRDPKPLSRSQSLRSLRKNPGKEGSSRLLRSRAKRRAALSEQDS
- the LGI3 gene encoding leucine-rich repeat LGI family member 3, translated to MELRRGRRMLRDQLPARLLLLLAVAWLWLPAEGRRPPRPPPCPPTCSCTRDTAFCVDSKAVPKNLPPEVISLTMVNAAFTEIREAAFAHIPSLQFLLLNSNKFTLIGDNAFAGLSHLQYLFIENNDIQALSKATFRGLKSLTHLSLANNNLQTLPRDLFKPLDILSDLDLRGNTLACDCKIKWLVEWLESTNTTVPAVFCSSPGQFEGQRIRDLALGDFQCITTDFVMHQVLPFQAVSAEPFTYASDLYVALAQPSASSCSILKWDYVERKLRDFDRIPAHSAVHCKPIVAQEQLYVVVAQLFGGSYIYRWDTAVDKFIKIQDIDSQKIRKPNDIEAFQIEGDWYFVIADSSKAGSTSLYRLNQNGFYSHQALHAWHRDTDVEYVENDGKPRLIISSSSQAPVIYQWSRAQKQFVPQGEVGEMLDVQMVKHFRAKRDQFLCLSRYIGDSKVVRWEGQRFVEVQTLPSRGSMVMQPFAVGQRQYLALGSDFSFTHVYLWEEEKQKFAKFQELSVQAPRAFRAVPAADVQLLLAPSFKANTLVYRHVVVDLSL